The Papaver somniferum cultivar HN1 chromosome 3, ASM357369v1, whole genome shotgun sequence genome includes a region encoding these proteins:
- the LOC113359216 gene encoding B3 domain-containing protein REM20-like — protein sequence MVNVEMPAASTLAKFPVDFVRNVKCPIPTEISLIGPSRNVWKVQLVQVENDYFFGQGWSEFVVDNHMKYEDFCVFEYVEENKCQVIIFDCSNGCESQAAFHAVPSQASSSTPAAATSKGKEKAVEDEGLA from the exons atggttaat GTTGAAATGCCTGCTGCTAGTAcactagct AAATTCCCGGTAGATTTTGTGCGAAATGTAAAATGCCCAATCCCTACAGAAATTTCTTTAATCGGTCCAAGTCGGAATGTTTGGAAAGTGCAGTTAGTTCAGGTGGAGAATGACTATTTCTTTGGACAAGGATGGTCAGAATTTGTTGTTGACAACCACATGAAGTATGAAGATTTCTGTGTTTTCGAATACGTTGAGGAAAATAAGTGTCAAGTTATAATCTTTGATTGCTCAAATGGATGTGAAAGCCAAGCTGCATTTCATGCCGTTCCGAGTCAAGCATCTAGTAGTACTCCTGCTGCAGCAACAAGCAAGGGGAAGGAGAAGGCAGTGGAGGATGAAGGTCTAGCTTGA